The following coding sequences are from one Triticum aestivum cultivar Chinese Spring chromosome 5A, IWGSC CS RefSeq v2.1, whole genome shotgun sequence window:
- the LOC123105050 gene encoding protein PYRICULARIA ORYZAE RESISTANCE 21, translating into MPTIIIKVDLDCARCHRKIERVLDRIREKGEFVIDDIEYDEKNNKVIVKGPFDADKLSDKLCCKACKIIKEIEIVEPPPPPPPEEPKKEVPAPPPPEPEVVVPPPPAVVEEPKCPEPAPEPPKEEPPKEEPPKEEPPKKEEPAPPPPKVVEVPYPWPYPYPYPAWPSDCCCCHGHGHGGCSCKEEPAPAPAPAPPPPQYNIYPQYPPYPQQPAYPPCGGYKIVCEEDPSYACAIM; encoded by the exons ATGCCGACCATCATCATCAAGGTGGACCTGGATTGCGCCCGCTGCCACCGCAAGATCGAGAGGGTGCTCGACAGGATCAGAG AGAAGGGCGAGTTCGTGATCGACGACATCGAGTACGATGAGAAGAACAACAAGGTGATCGTGAAGGGCCCCTTCGACGCGGACAAGCTCTCCGACAAGCTCTGCTGCAAGGCCTGCAAGATCATCAAGGAGATCGAGAtcgtggagccgccgccgccgccgccgccggaggagcccaAGAAGGAGGtgcccgcgcccccgccgccggagccggaggTCGTGGTGCCGCCGCCGCCAGCGGTCGTGGAGGAGCCCAAGTGCCCCGAGCCGGCACCGGAGCCGCCCAAGGAGGAGCCGCCCAAGGAGGAGCCGCCCAAGGAGGAGCCGCCCAAGAAGGAGgagcccgcgcccccgccgcccaaggtcgtggaggtgccgtacccgTGGCCGTACCCCTACCCGTACCCGGCGTGGCCGTCGGACTGCTGCTGctgccacggccacggccacggcggctGCTCCTGCAAGGAAGAgccggcgcccgcgcccgcgcccgcgcccccgccgccccagTACAACATCTACCCGCAGTACCCGCCGTACCCGCAGCAGCCGGCGTACCCGCCGTGCGGCGGCTACAAGATCGTCTGCGAGGAGGACCCCTCCTACGCCTGCGCCATCATGTGA